Proteins encoded by one window of Lathyrus oleraceus cultivar Zhongwan6 chromosome 1, CAAS_Psat_ZW6_1.0, whole genome shotgun sequence:
- the LOC127079574 gene encoding gibberellin 2-beta-dioxygenase codes for MVVLSKPSLNNFLLPKSPCKPTTTTTMFNGIPIIDVTDPEAKTQIVNACKEVGFFKVVNHGVPMELISNLENEAVKFFRKSQSEKDRAGPPDPFGYGSKKIGSNGDVGWVEYILLNTNPDVISNKSLTIFRENRPNLRTVVEDYIEAMKKMCYLVLELMADGLEIEPRNVLSRLLRNEKSDSCFRVNHYPPCPEVQQGALNGKNLIGFGEHTDPQVISVLRSNSISGLQICLNDGTWVSVPPDHTSFYINVGDTLQVLTNGRFKSVKHRVLSDTTKSRLSMIYFGGPALSEKIVPIASLLLKKEESLYKEFTWCEYKKAMYNSRLADYRLGPFEITYGK; via the exons ATGGTTGTTTTGTCTAAACCATCCTTAAACAATTTCCTTCTTCCCAAATCACCATGcaaaccaacaacaacaacaactatGTTCAATGGAATACCTATCATCGACGTCACAGACCCAGAAGCAAAGACACAAATTGTCAACGCTTGTAAGGAAGTTGGTTTCTTCAAAGTTGTCAACCATGGAGTTCCAATGGAACTTATTTCAAATTTGGAAAACGAAGCAGTTAAATTCTTCAGAAAATCGCAGTCGGAGAAAGACAGAGCTGGTCCTCCCGACCCTTTTGGTTATGGAAGTAAGAAAATTGGATCAAACGGTGATGTTGGTTGGGTTGAATATATTCTTCTCAATACCAACCCTGATGTTATCTCTAACAAGTCACTCACCATTTTCCGTGAAAATCGACCAAATTTAAG GACTGTTGTGGAAGATTATATTGAAGCAATGAAGAAAATGTGTTATCTAGTATTGGAACTAATGGCTGATGGATTGgagattgagcctaggaatgtgCTAAGTAGATTATTGAGAAATGAGAAAAGTGATTCTTGTTTCAGAGTAAACCATTATCCACCGTGCCCTGAAGTGCAACAAGGAGCATTAAATGGAAAGAATTTAATAGGGTTTGGGGAGCATACAGACCCACAAGTGATTTCTGTCTTGAGATCTAATAGCATTTCTGGTCTGCAAATCTGTCTTAATGATGGAACATGGGTTTCTGTTCCAcctgatcatacttccttttaCATCAATGTTGGTGACACTCTCCAG GTATTGACTAATGGTAGGTTCAAAAGTGTAAAACATAGGGTTTTATCTGACACAACAAAGTCAAGGTTGTCGATGATATACTTTGGAGGACCAGCCTTAAGTGAAAAGATAGTGCCTATAGCATCACTATTGTTAAAGAAAGAAGAAAGTTTGTACAAAGAGTTCACGTGGTGTGAGTACAAGAAAGCTATGTATAATTCAAGGCTGGCTGATTATAGACTTGGGCCTTTTGAAATAACTTATGGCAAATAA